A genomic window from Nicotiana sylvestris chromosome 11, ASM39365v2, whole genome shotgun sequence includes:
- the LOC138881434 gene encoding uncharacterized protein produces the protein MKRKWKKILFANIDEYIEDKNAIVPPVVSAATFKVEHGLILMLKMEGFLRNSTDDDPTQHLRNILDSIWLEKFYMGLDAMNKSIAKNAADGSFMDKIFARVKQILDKMAKHNQAWHSEDTTGGIAYGSPSLTNMIKENQERDQVIAGLAINVHVLTKMFTESQTKKVNVVEDVQPSSSNDYEEANYVNNSQGGYQRKQYKGQGQQNQWSPNLQGQGNQQWQNDQGGSNQGNWNNNNNNFSNWSSNPYVPPKGQYSNQGSSSDSKLESMLEQVLQNQERSNTSMRNMTELVGSLTPSIQKLEMQMRDLSREQNQKQKRHFQVTQLRTQRFKQEVEAQVEEPIVVEAKRVPEELKGQEVNREELSVNIPFVESFQEMWGFAKYLNDLITKKRATKNEVVNLTHRQTGLGMSWPTSKRLQMADHSIKRPVGIVDDVLMKVGEFHLPADFVILDCAGDIEIPIILGRPFLATGRALMDSE, from the exons ATGAAGAGGAAATGGAAAAAAATCCTTTTTGCGAACATAGATGAGTACATTGAGGATAAAAATGCTATTGTACCTCCGGTTGTTAGTGCTGCAACTTTCAAGgtggaacatggtttaatcctAATGCTCAAAATGGAGGGGTTTTTAAGGAATTCCACTGATGATGATCCGACACAACATCTTAGAAACATCTTGG ATTCTATCTGGTTGGAGAAATTCTACATGGGTTTAGATGCTATGAACAAATCTATAGCCAAGAATGCAGCTGATGGATCTTTTATGGATAAGATATTCGCAAGGGTTAAACAAATACTTGACAAAATGGCAAAACATAATCAAGCTTGGCACTCAGAGGACACCACAGGTGGAATTGCATATGGTTCTCCCTCCTTGACCAACATGATTAAGGagaatcaagaaagagatcaagtaATTGCAGGGCTTGCCATCAATGTCCATGTGTTGACAAAAATGTTCACTGAAAGCCAAACGAAGAAGGTAAATGTGGTGGAAGATGTGCAACCATCATCAAGTAATGATTATGAGGAAGCCaactatgtcaacaactctcaaggaggCTATCAAAGGAAACAATACAAGGGtcaaggacaacaaaatcaatggagTCCTAACCTGCAAGGGCAAGGCAACCAACAGTGGCAAAATGACCAAGGTGgctcaaatcaaggaaattggaataacaataacaacaacttctcaaattggagttcaaacccttatgttccaccaaagggtcaatattcaaatcaaggttcttcaagtgattccaagttggaaagcatgcttgaacaagtattgcagaATCAAGAGAGGTCCAACACTTCTATGAGGAATATGACAGAGCTTGTTGGTTCCCTTACCCCAtccattcaaaaattggagatgcaaatgagagatCTTTCTAGGGAACAAAATCAGAAGCAAAAGAGACACTTCCAAGtgacacaattgcgaacccaaagG TTCAAACAAGAGGTTGAGGCACAAGTTGAAGAGCCAATTGTTGTTGAAGCAAAAAGGGTTCCGGAAGAGTTGAAAGGGCAAGAAGTAAATCGGGAAGAG TTATCGGTGAATATTCCATTTGTGGAATCATTTCAAGAGATGTGGGGTTTTGCTAAGTATTTGAACGACTTGATTACCAAGAAGAGAGCCACCAAGAATGAAGTGGTGAATTTGACCCACcgg CAAACGGGGTTAGGTATGTCGTGGCCTACAAGTAAGAGGTTGCAAATGGCCGATCATTCCATAAAGAGACCGGTgggaattgttgatgatgtgcTTATGAAAGTGGGAGAGTTCCATCTACCCGCCGATTTTGTAATCCTTGATTGTGCAGGTGACATAGAGATCCCTATCATCTTGGGGAGACCATTCCTTGCCACAGGAAGAGCACTAATGGATTCAGAATAG